In Nocardioides dokdonensis FR1436, the following are encoded in one genomic region:
- a CDS encoding YchJ family protein, producing MSLFGTRPTPGPCPCGTGAAYDACCGPLHRGARRADSAVELMRSRYSAFVVGHVDHLFRTWHPRTRPADLIENGIDPARTWTGLEVLDHGEDWVEFAAHYVDGGRPGTMRERSRFEKRAGHWVYVDGTFGG from the coding sequence GTGAGCCTGTTCGGCACCCGGCCCACCCCGGGGCCCTGCCCGTGCGGCACCGGAGCGGCGTACGACGCCTGCTGCGGGCCGCTGCACCGCGGCGCCCGCCGCGCCGACAGCGCGGTGGAGCTGATGCGCAGCCGCTACTCGGCCTTCGTCGTCGGCCACGTCGACCACCTGTTCCGCACCTGGCACCCGCGCACCCGGCCCGCCGATCTCATCGAGAACGGGATCGACCCCGCGCGGACCTGGACCGGGCTCGAGGTGCTCGACCACGGCGAGGACTGGGTGGAGTTCGCCGCCCACTACGTCGACGGCGGCCGGCCCGGCACGATGCGCGAGCGCAGCCGCTTCGAGAAGCGCGCGGGGCACTGGGTCTACGTCGACGGCACCTTCGGCGGCTGA
- a CDS encoding adenylate/guanylate cyclase domain-containing protein produces the protein MLEATVVTSVVLAVVLVAALVVGLVVALHLLAQARRELDVARRMLQQLEADLDAALRPAAAPSPAERALRAVVGTAGRVRRQGVVGMVGSSLEDLQTWALEKRPDVLQMASSDGTVTLMFSDIEGSTSLNHRLGDRAWVKVLEAHDQVVRARVARHHGQVVKSAGDGFMVAFRDPYSAVRAARGIQRTLARTLDPRLRLAAVKVRIGVHSGRVITRDGDYFGRNVVIAARVADLADGGEVLVTDAVRLEVEGTDERRMRFEEAGEVELKGLPGEHALWRLVVET, from the coding sequence GTGCTCGAGGCGACGGTGGTGACCAGCGTGGTCCTCGCCGTCGTCCTGGTCGCCGCGCTGGTGGTCGGGCTGGTCGTCGCGCTGCACCTGCTCGCCCAGGCCCGCCGGGAGCTCGACGTGGCCCGGCGGATGCTGCAGCAGCTCGAGGCCGACCTCGACGCCGCCCTGCGGCCCGCCGCCGCCCCTTCCCCGGCCGAGCGCGCGCTGCGGGCCGTCGTCGGCACCGCCGGCAGGGTGCGCCGGCAGGGCGTCGTCGGCATGGTCGGATCGTCGCTGGAGGACCTCCAGACCTGGGCGCTGGAGAAGCGGCCCGACGTCCTGCAGATGGCCTCCTCCGACGGCACGGTCACCCTGATGTTCTCCGACATCGAGGGCTCGACGAGCCTCAACCACCGGCTCGGCGATCGCGCCTGGGTCAAGGTGCTCGAGGCCCACGACCAGGTGGTGCGGGCCCGGGTCGCGCGGCACCACGGCCAGGTGGTCAAGAGCGCCGGCGACGGGTTCATGGTCGCCTTCCGCGACCCCTACTCGGCCGTGCGGGCCGCCCGCGGCATCCAGCGCACGCTCGCGCGGACCCTCGACCCGCGGTTGCGCCTGGCGGCGGTCAAGGTGCGCATCGGCGTGCACAGCGGGCGGGTGATCACCCGTGACGGCGACTACTTCGGGCGCAACGTGGTCATCGCCGCCCGCGTCGCCGACCTCGCCGACGGCGGCGAGGTGCTCGTCACCGACGCGGTGCGGCTCGAGGTCGAGGGCACCGACGAGCGTCGGATGCGCTTCGAGGAGGCCGGCGAGGTCGAGCTGAAGGGCCTCCCGGGTGAGCACGCCCTGTGGCGGCTGGTGGTGGAGACGTGA
- a CDS encoding universal stress protein: MTTSDDATPTSTATGPALATEVSSHGAVVVAVDGSEHGERALAWGARQAALHHRTLAVVHVWEPVPSMWLDISGIDHAILYAELAQQGRDFALAARDRALELHPDLEVEAVVGRGDVRGELMRIAKEASVLVLGSRGHGPVRSLLLGSVSAAVARHAPCPVVVVRPGGTGGGGILVGIDGTERSMGAVAAAYDQAAATGEKLTVLHCFWDARVAYAGVMEVEDENDVADVRSLVSETLAGLSDKHPDVEVEVRLVRGLADQVLVAESQGRDLVVLGYHRQSAVGEVLFPSVVTSVLEHVHGAVLVVPSHA, from the coding sequence ATGACGACCTCAGACGACGCCACCCCGACCAGCACCGCCACCGGACCGGCCCTGGCCACCGAGGTGTCGTCCCACGGCGCCGTCGTGGTCGCCGTGGACGGCAGCGAGCACGGCGAGCGGGCGCTCGCGTGGGGGGCCCGCCAGGCGGCGCTGCACCACCGGACCCTCGCCGTGGTGCACGTCTGGGAACCGGTGCCGAGCATGTGGCTCGACATCAGCGGCATCGACCACGCCATCCTGTACGCCGAGCTGGCCCAGCAGGGTCGGGACTTCGCGCTCGCCGCCCGGGACAGGGCGCTGGAGCTCCACCCCGACCTCGAGGTCGAGGCCGTGGTCGGCCGTGGCGACGTGCGCGGCGAGCTGATGCGGATCGCGAAGGAGGCCTCCGTGCTGGTGCTGGGCTCGCGTGGCCACGGCCCGGTGCGCTCCCTGCTGCTGGGATCGGTCAGCGCGGCCGTGGCCCGGCACGCGCCCTGCCCCGTGGTGGTCGTACGTCCCGGCGGCACCGGCGGCGGCGGCATCCTGGTGGGCATCGACGGCACCGAGCGCTCGATGGGCGCCGTGGCGGCGGCGTACGACCAGGCGGCGGCGACGGGGGAGAAGCTCACCGTCCTGCACTGCTTCTGGGACGCCCGGGTCGCCTACGCGGGCGTGATGGAGGTCGAGGACGAGAACGACGTCGCCGACGTGCGCAGCCTCGTCTCCGAGACCCTGGCCGGGCTCTCGGACAAGCACCCCGACGTGGAGGTGGAGGTCCGCCTGGTGCGCGGGCTCGCCGACCAGGTGCTGGTGGCCGAGTCCCAGGGCCGCGACCTGGTCGTGCTGGGCTACCACCGCCAGTCGGCGGTCGGCGAGGTGCTGTTCCCCTCGGTGGTGACCTCCGTGCTCGAGCACGTGCACGGTGCGGTGCTCGTGGTGCCCTCCCACGCGTGA
- a CDS encoding magnesium chelatase, with the protein MTTAATATTSTPRPGPATLGELRASGHEHRTLRVELRDNLLAALREGRDPWPGLHGFEDTVVPQLERALIAGHDVVLLGERGQGKTRLLRTMVGLLDEWTPVIAGSELGEHPYDPITVGSQRRALELGDDLPVEWRRREERYSEKLATPDTSVADLIGDVDPMKVAEGRSLGDPETIHFGLIPRSHRGIVAINELPDLAERIQVSMLNVMEERDIQIRGYVLRLPLDVLVVASANPEDYTNRGRIITPLKDRFGAEIRTHYPTELHDEVAVIRQEAALPADLVHVPDHLVEILARFTRHLRGSTAVDQRSGVSARFAIAGAETIAAAAIHRATSQGEDAAVARVVDLETAVDVLGGKIEFESGEEGREAEILTHLLRTAVAETVREHFRGLDMSLLVDALEAGQMITTGEQVTARDLLSGLPVLGESELYDDICDRLEATTDGERAGAIELALEGLFLARKVSKDSSRGETVYG; encoded by the coding sequence GTGACCACCGCCGCGACCGCGACCACGTCCACCCCGCGACCGGGCCCCGCCACGCTCGGTGAGCTGCGGGCCTCCGGGCACGAGCACCGGACGCTGCGCGTCGAGCTGCGTGACAACCTGCTCGCCGCGCTGCGCGAGGGGCGGGACCCCTGGCCGGGCCTGCACGGCTTCGAGGACACCGTGGTCCCCCAGCTCGAGCGGGCGCTGATCGCGGGTCACGACGTCGTCCTGCTCGGTGAGCGCGGCCAGGGCAAGACCCGGCTGCTGCGCACCATGGTCGGGCTCCTCGACGAGTGGACGCCGGTCATCGCCGGCTCCGAGCTCGGCGAGCACCCCTACGACCCGATCACCGTGGGCTCCCAGCGCCGCGCGCTCGAGCTCGGCGACGACCTGCCGGTCGAGTGGCGCCGGCGCGAGGAGCGGTACTCCGAGAAGCTGGCCACCCCCGACACCTCGGTGGCCGACCTGATCGGTGACGTGGACCCGATGAAGGTCGCCGAGGGGCGCTCGCTGGGCGACCCCGAGACGATCCACTTCGGCCTGATCCCGCGCAGCCACCGCGGGATCGTGGCGATCAACGAGCTGCCCGACCTCGCCGAGCGCATCCAGGTGTCGATGCTCAACGTGATGGAGGAGCGCGACATCCAGATCCGTGGCTACGTGCTGCGGCTGCCGCTCGACGTGCTCGTGGTCGCCAGCGCCAACCCCGAGGACTACACCAACCGCGGCCGGATCATCACCCCGCTCAAGGACCGCTTCGGCGCCGAGATCCGCACCCACTACCCGACCGAGCTCCACGACGAGGTCGCGGTGATCCGCCAGGAGGCCGCACTCCCGGCGGACCTGGTGCACGTGCCCGACCACCTGGTGGAGATCCTGGCGCGCTTCACCCGGCACCTGCGCGGCTCGACCGCGGTCGACCAGCGCTCGGGGGTCTCGGCGCGCTTCGCCATCGCCGGCGCGGAGACGATCGCCGCCGCCGCGATCCACCGCGCCACCTCGCAGGGCGAGGACGCCGCCGTCGCGCGGGTCGTCGACCTCGAGACCGCGGTCGACGTGCTCGGCGGCAAGATCGAGTTCGAGAGCGGCGAGGAGGGGCGCGAGGCCGAGATCCTGACGCACCTGCTGCGCACCGCCGTCGCCGAGACCGTGCGCGAGCACTTCCGCGGTCTCGACATGTCGCTGCTCGTCGACGCCCTCGAGGCCGGCCAGATGATCACGACCGGCGAGCAGGTCACCGCGCGTGACCTCCTGAGCGGGCTGCCCGTCCTCGGCGAGTCCGAGCTCTACGACGACATCTGCGACCGGCTCGAGGCCACCACCGACGGCGAGCGTGCCGGCGCGATCGAGCTCGCCCTCGAGGGACTCTTCCTGGCGCGCAAGGTCAGCAAGGACAGCTCGCGCGGAGAGACGGTGTATGGCTGA
- a CDS encoding vWA domain-containing protein — protein sequence MADIWSQRRASRYGRYHGGPDPLAPPVDLTEALDEIGEDVMAGYSPERAVREMLRRGGRDHDGLDELARRVAKKRRELLERHDLDGTLQEVRELLDTAVLEERKQLARDVEMDDGDRALREMQIDSLPPNAAAAVSELASYDWRSRAAREAYDQIKDLLGRELLDQRFQGMKEALENATDEDRAAIDAMLSDLNELLEKHERGEDTQEDFEEFMAQHGQHFPEQPQDLEELLDAMAARAAAAQRMLNSMSAEQRQQLMELSAQAFGSPELMDSLARLDANLQSLRPGEDWSGSEQMGGSEGVGLGDGTGVFQDLAELDALSEQLSQSYGGARMDDLDLDALSRQLGDDAAVSARTLQELERALRDSGTLQRSSDGRLRLSPKAMRQLGRSLLRDVAQRLSGRQGQRDMDRAGAAGERSGATRSWAFGDTEPWDVTRTVTNALTRTVGEGGSMAGGVRLSIDDVEVQETEARTQAAVALLVDTSFSMAMDGRWVPMKRTALALHTLIRSRFRGDALQLIGFGRHAEVREIEELTALDARWEKGTNLHHALLLANRHFRKHPNAQPVLLIVTDGEPTSHLEPGGEIYFSYPPHPLTVAYAVRELEASMRLGAQTTFFRLGEDPGLARFVEQMARRVDGRVVAPELDDLGAAVVGSYLGDRTGRGGRESGGSLGDWFGGRGFWVGD from the coding sequence ATGGCTGACATCTGGTCCCAGCGACGGGCCTCGCGCTACGGCCGCTACCACGGCGGCCCGGACCCGCTCGCGCCTCCGGTCGACCTCACCGAGGCCCTCGACGAGATCGGCGAGGACGTGATGGCCGGCTACAGCCCCGAGCGGGCGGTGCGCGAGATGCTGCGACGCGGGGGGCGCGACCACGACGGTCTCGACGAGCTCGCCCGCCGGGTGGCGAAGAAGCGGCGCGAGCTGCTCGAGCGCCACGACCTCGACGGCACCCTGCAGGAGGTCCGCGAGCTGCTGGACACCGCGGTGCTCGAGGAGCGCAAGCAGCTGGCCCGCGACGTCGAGATGGACGACGGCGACCGGGCGCTGCGCGAGATGCAGATCGACAGCCTGCCGCCGAACGCCGCCGCCGCGGTCAGCGAGCTGGCGTCGTACGACTGGCGCAGCCGCGCGGCGCGCGAGGCCTACGACCAGATCAAGGACCTGCTCGGGCGCGAGCTGCTCGACCAGCGCTTCCAGGGCATGAAGGAGGCGCTGGAGAACGCCACCGACGAGGACCGGGCGGCAATCGACGCGATGCTCTCCGACCTCAACGAGCTGCTCGAGAAGCACGAGCGCGGCGAGGACACCCAGGAGGACTTCGAGGAGTTCATGGCCCAGCACGGCCAGCACTTCCCCGAGCAGCCGCAGGACCTGGAGGAGCTGCTCGACGCCATGGCGGCCCGGGCGGCCGCCGCGCAGCGGATGCTGAACTCGATGAGCGCCGAGCAGCGCCAGCAGCTGATGGAGCTCTCCGCCCAGGCCTTCGGCTCACCGGAGCTGATGGACTCCCTGGCGCGCCTCGACGCCAACCTGCAGAGCCTGCGCCCCGGCGAGGACTGGTCCGGGTCCGAGCAGATGGGCGGGTCGGAGGGCGTGGGGCTGGGCGACGGCACCGGCGTCTTCCAGGACCTCGCCGAGCTCGACGCGCTCTCCGAGCAGCTCTCCCAGTCCTACGGCGGGGCCCGGATGGACGACCTCGATCTCGACGCGCTCTCCCGCCAGCTCGGGGACGACGCCGCGGTCAGCGCGCGCACCCTGCAGGAGCTCGAGCGGGCGCTGCGCGACTCGGGCACCCTGCAGCGCAGCTCCGACGGGCGCCTGCGGCTGAGCCCCAAGGCGATGCGCCAGCTGGGACGCTCGCTGCTGCGCGACGTGGCGCAGCGGCTCTCGGGGCGCCAGGGCCAGCGCGACATGGACCGCGCCGGCGCGGCCGGCGAGCGCTCCGGGGCGACCCGGTCCTGGGCCTTCGGCGACACCGAGCCGTGGGACGTCACCCGCACCGTCACCAACGCCCTGACCCGCACCGTCGGCGAGGGCGGGTCGATGGCCGGCGGGGTGCGCCTGAGCATCGACGACGTCGAGGTCCAGGAGACCGAGGCCCGCACCCAGGCCGCGGTCGCGCTGCTCGTCGACACGTCGTTCTCGATGGCGATGGACGGGCGCTGGGTGCCGATGAAGCGCACCGCGCTGGCGCTGCACACCCTGATCCGCAGCCGCTTCCGCGGCGACGCGCTGCAGCTCATCGGGTTCGGCCGGCACGCCGAGGTGCGCGAGATCGAGGAGCTCACCGCCCTCGATGCCCGGTGGGAGAAGGGCACGAACCTCCACCACGCGCTGCTGCTGGCCAACCGGCACTTCCGCAAGCACCCGAACGCGCAGCCGGTGCTGCTGATCGTCACCGACGGCGAACCGACCTCGCACCTGGAGCCCGGCGGCGAGATCTACTTCTCCTACCCCCCGCACCCGCTCACCGTCGCCTACGCCGTGCGCGAGCTGGAGGCGTCGATGCGCCTGGGCGCCCAGACCACCTTCTTCCGCCTCGGCGAGGACCCGGGCCTGGCGCGGTTCGTCGAGCAGATGGCGCGCCGCGTGGACGGGCGCGTGGTGGCCCCCGAGCTCGACGACCTCGGCGCCGCGGTCGTCGGCTCCTACCTGGGGGACCGGACCGGTCGCGGCGGACGGGAGAGCGGCGGTTCGCTCGGGGACTGGTTCGGTGGGCGCGGCTTCTGGGTCGGCGACTGA
- a CDS encoding DUF2695 domain-containing protein, translated as MPLLPPTGTDAPEPYPDECVICYLRRMVADEGCDHSLRWAVRFRELRSPGAHSLVRRLLALGGCDCGVLADGLRPVREVLVRDVHTDELEEPEHWPGCAGVGPTSSRPCRHWERSPRSTHGSRTAG; from the coding sequence GTGCCTCTGCTGCCGCCGACCGGGACCGATGCCCCGGAGCCCTACCCCGACGAGTGCGTGATCTGCTACCTGCGGCGGATGGTGGCCGACGAGGGGTGCGACCACTCCCTGCGCTGGGCGGTGCGCTTCCGCGAGCTTCGCTCGCCCGGCGCCCACTCGCTCGTACGCCGCCTGCTCGCGCTGGGCGGCTGCGACTGCGGCGTGCTGGCTGACGGGCTGCGCCCGGTGCGCGAGGTGCTGGTGCGCGACGTGCACACCGACGAGCTCGAGGAGCCCGAGCACTGGCCCGGCTGTGCCGGGGTCGGCCCGACCAGCAGCCGGCCGTGCCGGCACTGGGAGCGGAGCCCGCGCTCCACTCACGGCTCGCGGACCGCCGGCTGA
- a CDS encoding DUF11 domain-containing protein, which yields MLGTAVSLVLGAAGLALLPAGPAAATSTTVPAFSCVDNAVYSVDGDKPWAIRKITSTTGASSSNGAFSLDDKDSRANALALPKGGGDHIWAFDRDDNEVLRYTRTGTTKRFALTKNSNATSVVAGAINPVTGIYYYAASGGSWTVYAFDTTTEKAIGQVATISGSGLGGNGDFAFDSTGTLWVVSNSGGTGAGTLARVDQGVPATSGATALSLTTLTATPGDAGQYHSMAFDSSGNLVIGTSLGYVARVNPASGAMVGSAAQVSKDFVDLASCALPSTGQARVDLPQGRYAGTDQFRVELSGGGLGGPVTGTTAGTDSGLQAETAEVAGPAVLVPGQTHTITQSGVGSTALGDYTTTWRCTDAAGTQVAAGTGSTGTFTMPGAAGAALTCTFTNLPIKPAVRLDKTASSIADLDGNGPDAGDTITFALKVTNTGSAALDPVTVHDPLLSGATPNVVCPGGALAPAASRTCSSRTYTLTQADVDAGTVENTATVTGRAANGRTVTHSASTSTPVGAAPAIHLTKRATLVDLAPVGANAGDTITYEFSVRNTGNTTLSAITLTDPLLGGLVTCAATALPPAAATTCTTTSYVVRQADVNAGTVDNTATVAGTSPKGATVQDRSSTSTPLDAEPRVMLDKTAGPVVDLDANGPDAGDTITYSFEVTNTGGVTLDPVTVADPTLGAVTCPAGALLPGRSVRCADRSYVLTQADVDRGSVANRATATGTAPGGTKVADDDDTRTSVVGTPGLTLVKSGGPVVDADGNGPDAGDTITYSFEVTNTGTVTLDPVTVHDPQLGGPAPSVTCPGGALAPGATRTCTDATYVLTQADVDRGKVVNTAVATGTPPSGPKVTDDDTVTTPVVARPAIRLDKTASSIDDPDGNGPDAGDTVTFTLEVTNTGPVALDPVTVHDPLFGGAAPNVTCPTGPLAAGASRTCTVLTYPITQADVDTGRIDNTATATGTAGATTVTDDDSTTTPIVPVVAQDTDLVLTKEVDRAAPRAGQDVTYTLTVRNSGPGDAADVVLTDVLPSGVTFGSATSPCTQSAGTVTCAWESVAAGAKRAVSITATVKALPAGGGDHQHQLDVQKVEAHLDLEPGQQRTLAVTCPTGYLATDGSGRIDHVDQGTGTVASVGVLRSAATGLGTWEVQALNEATGRAQAKVFAVCVQTPTVSEAGHRHPLEVGPVLTGAVDLSSGAGSTTLQCDPGSRPVQPGWSLDARAATVTSYPVGTTGWRFGFAPGAATAADVSIRCLGEQVGAAGGHTHPLALGEVAETVTVPPGAVREVTLSCSGDAKGVVAGWDLDPGLVGLGNDPRPVVRVFRLHNPTTTPLEADLWLLCLSTRTRGGDTPAQVTNRASVRTTTAETSTSNNTAEATFTVEPGAPGASLASPTVLVSGSRVAAQVVCSSGADGCQGTARLVALRTQVVGGTQVRRGATLATSRYAVSADSAGRVVLKASKVGRKALRSTKLRKARLLLGGEARTVRLRR from the coding sequence GTGCTCGGCACGGCTGTGAGCCTGGTGCTCGGCGCCGCGGGCCTCGCGCTGCTGCCCGCCGGCCCTGCGGCGGCGACGTCGACGACGGTGCCGGCCTTCAGCTGCGTCGACAACGCGGTCTACAGCGTCGACGGGGACAAGCCGTGGGCGATCCGCAAGATCACCAGCACCACCGGGGCCTCGAGCAGCAACGGCGCCTTCAGCCTCGACGACAAGGACAGCCGGGCCAACGCCCTGGCCCTGCCCAAGGGCGGCGGCGACCACATCTGGGCCTTCGACCGCGACGACAACGAGGTGCTGCGCTACACCCGGACCGGCACCACCAAGCGGTTCGCCCTGACGAAGAACAGCAACGCTACGAGCGTCGTGGCCGGGGCGATCAACCCCGTCACCGGCATCTACTACTACGCCGCCAGCGGCGGCAGCTGGACCGTCTACGCCTTCGACACGACCACCGAGAAGGCGATCGGTCAGGTCGCCACGATCTCCGGCAGCGGTCTCGGTGGCAACGGCGACTTCGCCTTCGACAGCACCGGGACCCTGTGGGTCGTCAGCAACAGCGGTGGCACCGGCGCCGGCACCCTGGCCCGCGTCGACCAGGGCGTCCCCGCCACCTCCGGGGCGACGGCCCTCTCGCTCACCACCCTCACGGCCACGCCGGGCGACGCCGGGCAGTACCACTCCATGGCCTTCGACTCCTCCGGCAACCTGGTGATCGGCACCAGCCTCGGGTACGTCGCCCGGGTCAACCCCGCCTCCGGCGCCATGGTCGGCAGCGCGGCGCAGGTCAGCAAGGACTTCGTCGACCTCGCCTCCTGTGCCCTGCCCAGCACCGGCCAGGCGCGGGTGGACCTGCCCCAGGGCCGCTACGCCGGCACCGACCAGTTCCGGGTCGAGCTGAGCGGCGGCGGCCTGGGCGGCCCGGTCACCGGCACCACCGCCGGCACCGACAGCGGCCTGCAGGCCGAGACCGCCGAGGTCGCCGGCCCGGCCGTGCTCGTGCCCGGCCAGACCCACACGATCACGCAGAGCGGGGTCGGCTCCACCGCGCTGGGCGACTACACGACCACCTGGCGGTGCACCGACGCCGCGGGCACCCAGGTCGCGGCGGGCACCGGCAGCACCGGCACGTTCACCATGCCCGGCGCCGCCGGCGCCGCCCTCACCTGCACCTTCACCAACCTGCCGATCAAGCCGGCCGTGCGGCTCGACAAGACCGCCTCGTCGATCGCCGACCTCGACGGGAACGGACCGGACGCCGGGGACACGATCACCTTCGCCTTGAAGGTCACCAACACCGGCAGCGCCGCCCTGGACCCGGTCACCGTGCACGACCCGCTGCTCAGCGGCGCCACGCCCAACGTGGTCTGCCCCGGCGGCGCCCTGGCGCCCGCGGCGTCGCGCACCTGCTCCTCGCGCACCTACACGCTGACCCAGGCCGACGTGGACGCGGGCACGGTCGAGAACACCGCCACCGTCACCGGCCGCGCGGCCAACGGCCGCACCGTCACCCACAGCGCCAGCACGAGCACCCCGGTCGGCGCCGCCCCGGCGATCCACCTGACCAAGCGGGCCACGCTCGTGGACCTCGCCCCCGTCGGGGCCAACGCGGGCGACACGATCACCTACGAGTTCAGCGTCCGGAACACCGGCAACACCACGTTGTCCGCGATCACGCTCACCGACCCGCTGCTCGGCGGGCTCGTCACCTGCGCCGCGACGGCGTTGCCGCCCGCCGCCGCGACCACCTGCACCACGACGTCGTACGTCGTGAGGCAGGCGGACGTGAACGCCGGCACGGTCGACAACACCGCCACCGTCGCCGGCACCTCGCCGAAGGGCGCCACGGTCCAGGACCGCAGCTCCACGAGCACCCCGCTCGACGCCGAGCCGCGCGTGATGCTCGACAAGACCGCAGGGCCCGTCGTCGACCTCGACGCCAACGGCCCCGACGCCGGCGACACGATCACCTACTCCTTCGAGGTCACCAACACCGGTGGCGTGACGCTGGACCCGGTCACCGTCGCCGACCCGACGCTCGGCGCCGTCACCTGCCCGGCCGGGGCCCTGCTGCCGGGCCGCAGCGTGCGCTGCGCCGACCGCTCCTACGTCCTGACCCAGGCCGACGTGGACCGCGGCAGCGTGGCCAACCGAGCCACCGCCACCGGCACCGCGCCCGGTGGCACGAAGGTCGCCGACGACGACGACACCCGCACGTCGGTGGTCGGCACGCCCGGGCTCACCCTGGTCAAGAGTGGCGGACCCGTCGTGGACGCCGACGGCAACGGTCCGGACGCCGGCGACACGATCACCTACTCGTTCGAGGTGACCAACACCGGCACCGTGACGCTCGACCCGGTCACCGTGCACGACCCGCAGCTGGGCGGGCCGGCCCCCAGCGTCACCTGCCCCGGCGGTGCGCTGGCACCCGGCGCGACGCGCACCTGCACCGACGCGACGTACGTGCTCACGCAGGCCGACGTGGACCGCGGCAAGGTCGTGAACACGGCGGTCGCCACCGGCACGCCGCCGAGCGGCCCGAAGGTCACCGACGACGACACGGTCACCACCCCCGTCGTCGCCCGGCCGGCGATCCGGCTCGACAAGACCGCCTCCTCGATCGACGACCCGGACGGCAACGGACCCGACGCCGGTGACACGGTGACCTTCACGCTGGAGGTCACCAACACCGGTCCGGTCGCGCTCGACCCGGTCACCGTCCACGACCCGCTGTTCGGCGGCGCGGCCCCGAACGTCACCTGCCCCACCGGCCCGTTGGCCGCCGGCGCGTCGAGGACCTGCACCGTCCTGACCTACCCGATCACCCAGGCCGACGTCGACACCGGGCGCATCGACAACACCGCGACCGCGACCGGCACCGCCGGGGCGACGACGGTCACCGACGACGACTCGACGACCACACCGATCGTCCCGGTCGTCGCGCAGGACACCGACCTGGTGCTGACCAAGGAGGTCGACCGCGCCGCACCCCGGGCCGGGCAGGACGTCACCTACACCCTCACGGTCCGCAACAGCGGACCCGGCGACGCCGCCGACGTGGTCCTCACCGACGTGCTGCCCTCCGGAGTCACGTTCGGGTCCGCCACCTCGCCCTGCACCCAGAGCGCCGGCACCGTCACCTGCGCCTGGGAGTCGGTGGCCGCCGGTGCGAAGCGGGCCGTGAGCATCACGGCGACCGTGAAGGCGCTGCCCGCCGGCGGGGGCGACCACCAGCACCAGCTCGACGTGCAGAAGGTGGAGGCCCACCTCGACCTGGAGCCGGGTCAGCAGCGCACCCTCGCGGTGACCTGCCCGACCGGCTACCTGGCCACCGACGGCTCCGGCCGCATCGACCACGTGGACCAGGGGACCGGGACCGTGGCGTCCGTGGGCGTGCTGCGCAGCGCGGCCACCGGCCTCGGCACGTGGGAGGTCCAGGCGCTCAACGAGGCCACCGGCCGCGCCCAGGCCAAGGTCTTCGCGGTCTGCGTGCAGACCCCGACCGTGAGCGAGGCGGGGCACCGGCACCCGCTGGAGGTCGGCCCGGTGCTCACCGGCGCCGTCGACCTCTCCTCGGGCGCGGGATCCACCACCCTGCAGTGCGACCCGGGCTCGCGCCCGGTGCAGCCGGGCTGGTCGCTCGACGCCCGCGCGGCGACCGTGACGTCGTACCCGGTGGGGACCACCGGGTGGCGATTCGGCTTCGCGCCGGGCGCCGCGACGGCGGCCGACGTCTCGATCCGCTGCCTGGGCGAGCAGGTCGGGGCGGCCGGCGGTCACACCCACCCGCTCGCGCTGGGCGAGGTCGCGGAGACGGTCACCGTCCCACCGGGTGCGGTGCGCGAGGTGACCCTGTCCTGCAGCGGCGACGCCAAGGGCGTCGTGGCCGGCTGGGACCTCGACCCCGGTCTGGTGGGTCTGGGCAACGACCCGCGACCGGTCGTGCGGGTGTTCAGGCTCCACAACCCGACGACGACACCGCTCGAGGCAGACCTGTGGCTGCTCTGCCTGTCGACGCGCACCCGTGGCGGTGACACGCCCGCCCAGGTCACCAACCGGGCGAGCGTGCGCACCACCACCGCGGAGACGAGCACCTCGAACAACACCGCCGAGGCCACCTTCACCGTGGAGCCGGGCGCCCCCGGGGCGTCGCTGGCCAGTCCGACCGTCCTGGTCTCGGGCAGCAGGGTCGCCGCCCAGGTGGTCTGCTCCTCCGGTGCCGACGGCTGCCAGGGCACGGCGAGGCTCGTCGCCCTGCGCACCCAGGTGGTGGGCGGCACCCAGGTCCGCCGGGGCGCGACCCTGGCCACCAGCCGCTACGCCGTGAGCGCGGACAGTGCCGGCAGGGTCGTCCTGAAGGCCTCGAAGGTGGGCCGCAAGGCGCTGCGCTCGACGAAGCTGAGGAAGGCCCGTCTCCTGCTCGGGGGCGAGGCCCGCACGGTCCGGTTGCGTCGATGA
- a CDS encoding MmcQ/YjbR family DNA-binding protein, translating to MDLGELHELATSFDGVTRTTREGRARWELGGRLIAREVDATQVVVRVPFDLRDQLVLQHPDVFSVPRRFASHMLVVAALDSDDPDTRGALEEAVAGAWELQRHE from the coding sequence ATGGATCTCGGGGAGCTCCACGAGCTGGCGACGTCGTTCGACGGTGTCACGCGCACGACCCGCGAGGGGCGTGCACGCTGGGAGCTGGGCGGCCGGCTGATCGCTCGCGAGGTCGATGCCACGCAGGTCGTGGTCCGGGTGCCGTTCGACCTGCGTGACCAGCTGGTGCTCCAGCACCCGGACGTCTTCTCGGTGCCGCGCCGGTTCGCCTCGCACATGCTGGTCGTCGCCGCGCTCGACAGCGACGACCCGGACACCCGCGGGGCGCTGGAGGAGGCCGTGGCCGGGGCGTGGGAGCTGCAGCGCCATGAGTGA